In the genome of Chryseobacterium arthrosphaerae, one region contains:
- a CDS encoding nucleotide pyrophosphohydrolase, whose translation MEITQLQQQVDEWIKTIGVRYFNELTNMAMLTEEVGEVARIIARRYGEQSEKESDKNKDLGEELADVLFVTLCLANQTGVNLQDAFDRKMKIKTDRDKDRHQNNEKLK comes from the coding sequence ATGGAAATTACCCAATTACAGCAGCAGGTCGATGAGTGGATCAAAACCATCGGCGTAAGATATTTCAATGAGCTGACCAATATGGCCATGCTGACGGAAGAAGTAGGTGAAGTGGCCAGAATTATTGCCAGAAGATATGGCGAGCAGAGCGAAAAGGAAAGCGACAAAAACAAAGACCTTGGAGAGGAGCTTGCTGATGTGCTTTTTGTAACCTTATGCTTAGCCAATCAGACAGGAGTGAATCTGCAGGATGCCTTTGACAGAAAAATGAAGATCAAAACGGATCGTGATAAGGACCGGCATCAGAATAATGAAAAATTGAAATAA
- a CDS encoding RNA polymerase sigma factor, translating into MTQETFKNTVFILKDEMYRFAKRFVMSSDEAEDVVQDLMMKFWQKRDELGQFGNFRSYALKSVRNECLNRLKHHDVKIGFADMQLHRSELYSMEVDNLKEHIVGFINQLPEKQKMVIHLKDVEEYDISEISEMLEMEENAVRVNLMRARQKVKEQISQLMSYEKRSITR; encoded by the coding sequence ATGACCCAGGAAACCTTCAAGAATACGGTGTTTATTCTCAAAGACGAGATGTATCGTTTTGCGAAACGGTTCGTCATGAGCAGTGATGAAGCAGAAGATGTGGTACAGGATCTCATGATGAAGTTTTGGCAGAAGAGAGACGAGCTTGGGCAATTTGGAAATTTCAGGTCCTATGCGCTGAAGTCTGTCCGGAACGAATGTCTCAACCGGCTGAAGCATCACGATGTAAAGATCGGTTTTGCGGATATGCAGCTGCATCGCTCGGAGCTCTATAGCATGGAGGTGGATAATCTTAAGGAACATATTGTAGGATTCATCAATCAGCTCCCGGAAAAACAAAAGATGGTGATCCACCTGAAAGATGTAGAAGAGTATGATATTTCTGAAATTTCTGAAATGCTGGAAATGGAAGAAAATGCGGTAAGGGTAAACCTTATGCGGGCAAGACAAAAAGTAAAAGAACAAATCTCACAACTGATGAGCTATGAAAAAAGATCAATTACAAGATAA
- a CDS encoding type B 50S ribosomal protein L31 codes for MKNGIHPENYRLVVFKDMSNDEVFLCKSTAETKDTIEFEGQEYPLIKMEISSTSHPFYTGKVKLVDTAGRVDKFMNKYKKFAK; via the coding sequence ATGAAAAACGGAATTCACCCAGAAAATTATAGACTTGTTGTTTTCAAAGATATGAGTAACGACGAGGTGTTTCTTTGCAAGTCTACTGCAGAAACAAAAGACACTATCGAGTTCGAAGGACAGGAGTACCCACTAATCAAAATGGAAATCTCTTCAACTTCTCACCCTTTCTACACTGGTAAAGTGAAACTAGTTGACACTGCAGGTAGAGTTGATAAGTTCATGAACAAATACAAAAAATTTGCTAAGTAA
- a CDS encoding putative sugar nucleotidyl transferase produces MQLVFSDAQYWEDFLPLTFTRPVAAMRCGILTFSERWQKILENTEVTYFTEMYLQDKFKSPEDKESLFLVPNFLPTETVIQQIKDLKMGEALVYEDELIAARINMKGFSLNQIEKMTDIKEELVFFKRPKDLFTYNHHAIDFDFDLLTKGRTSQELSSTNGFIGDKKDLFIEEGAYIEFSTINTRTGKIYIGKNTEVMEGCHLRGPIALCDDSKFNLGAKIYGATTVGPHCKVGGEVNNIIIFGYSSKGHEGFVGNSVIGEWCNFGADSNSSNMKNNYGNVKFWNYRTKAFEDTGLQFAGLIMGDHSKTAINTQLNTGTVVGVASNIFKPGFPPNLVENFSWGGMKDDERFKLDKVYEVAERAMARRKVVLTEQDKAVLKHIFDTY; encoded by the coding sequence ATGCAGTTAGTATTTTCAGATGCACAATATTGGGAAGATTTTCTTCCGCTTACCTTTACCCGCCCGGTTGCAGCCATGAGATGCGGAATCCTTACCTTTTCCGAAAGATGGCAGAAAATTCTGGAAAATACCGAGGTGACTTATTTTACAGAAATGTATCTTCAGGATAAATTTAAAAGTCCGGAAGATAAAGAAAGCCTTTTCCTGGTACCGAATTTCCTCCCGACAGAGACTGTGATTCAGCAGATCAAAGACCTTAAAATGGGAGAAGCTCTGGTATATGAAGATGAGCTGATTGCTGCCCGAATCAATATGAAAGGATTTTCTCTGAACCAGATTGAGAAAATGACGGATATCAAAGAAGAGCTTGTGTTCTTTAAAAGACCAAAAGATCTGTTTACCTATAATCATCATGCCATTGATTTTGATTTTGATTTACTGACTAAAGGCAGGACTTCACAGGAATTATCCTCCACCAACGGCTTTATAGGAGATAAGAAAGACCTTTTCATTGAAGAAGGAGCTTATATTGAGTTTTCAACCATCAATACCAGGACCGGTAAAATATATATCGGCAAAAATACTGAAGTGATGGAAGGCTGTCATCTTCGCGGGCCTATTGCATTGTGTGATGATTCCAAATTTAACCTGGGAGCAAAGATCTATGGAGCCACTACAGTAGGGCCACACTGTAAAGTAGGAGGTGAAGTGAATAATATTATCATTTTCGGATATTCCAGTAAAGGGCATGAAGGTTTTGTTGGAAACTCAGTAATCGGGGAATGGTGTAACTTCGGTGCGGACAGTAATTCTTCAAACATGAAAAATAATTACGGAAATGTAAAATTCTGGAATTACAGAACCAAGGCCTTTGAAGACACCGGTTTACAGTTTGCAGGACTTATAATGGGAGATCATTCCAAAACGGCGATCAATACACAACTGAATACAGGAACCGTAGTAGGCGTAGCCTCCAATATTTTCAAGCCGGGATTTCCTCCTAACCTTGTAGAAAATTTCTCATGGGGCGGGATGAAAGATGATGAAAGATTCAAGCTGGATAAAGTATATGAAGTGGCAGAAAGAGCAATGGCCAGAAGAAAAGTAGTACTGACAGAGCAGGATAAAGCTGTTCTGAAGCATATTTTTGACACGTATTAA